In the Cryptococcus neoformans var. neoformans JEC21 chromosome 1, complete sequence genome, one interval contains:
- a CDS encoding LSDR, putative: MSYLQDLFGLTGKTALITGATRGIGARMALALAKAGADIILVQRNTSNTATRDDIIAAGGKADIVVCDLGDAASVAKLIPHVTKELGRTLDIVVNCGGIQRRHPVENFPENDWNDVLQVNLNTVFTITRDAGRHMLESRGGVAGEPVPEGGAAGNPRGFGKIINISSLVAYQGGLNVVAYAAAKHGVQGIVKSFSNGWASKGVCVNAIAPGYIATDMNEALIADKDRARQILERIPAGRWGSPEDFEGAIVFLASRASDYVTGECLVVDGGWMAR; this comes from the exons atgtCCTACTTACAAGACCTCTTTGGCCTTACAGGAAAAACTGCTTT GATCACTGGCGCCACCCGGGGTATTGGGGCTCGAATGGCCCTTGCTCTCGCCAAAGCCGGTGCCGACATCATCCTTGTCCAGCGTAACACCAGCAACACCGCGACCCGAGACGATATTATTGCTGCGGGGGGCAAGGCTGACATTGTTGTTTGCGACCTCGGTGATGCAGCCTCTGTTGCCAAGCTCATTCCCCACGTTACCAAGGAGCTCGGACGAACTCTTGACATTGTCGTCAACTGTGGGGGTATCCAGCGTCGACACCCCGTTGAGAACTTCCCTGAGAATGATTGGAACGACGTTCTCCAGGTCAACTTGAACACTGTCTTCACTATCACTCGAGATGCTGGTAGGCACATGCTCGAATCTCGAGGTGGTGTCGCTGGTGAGCCCGTCCCCGAAGGCGGCGCTGCTGGCAACCCCAGAGGCTTCGGCAAgatcatcaacatctccaGCTTAGTGGCCTACCAGGGTGGTTTGAACGTTGTGGCTTACGCCGCTGCCAAGCACGGTGTCCAAGGCATT GTCAAGTCCTTCTCTAACGGTTGGGCTTCTAAAGGCGTCTGTGTCAATGCCATTGCCCCCGGTTACATCGCTACCGAC ATGAACGAAGCTCTCATAGCAGACAAGGACCGAGCTCGTCAAATCCTCGAACGTATTCCTGCCGGCCGATGGGGATCTCCTGAAGACTTTGAGGGTGCCATTGTCTTCCTTGCTTCTCGAGCGAGTGACTACGTCACCGGTGAATGTCTGGTTGTTGACGGCGGATGGATGGCTC GTTAA
- a CDS encoding conserved expressed protein, with protein MGSGRKKLPDDEARHERKGVGGGPGETRRGSVMGSGMQHQDHDRASERKEVFLCKRASMGMGGGAIRGGGTSLFDRRPSLLTNTPAKHVMLSQAIDPPASPLSAAPGATEQPLPPAAGRRRTTVSLHSLADAALADASHRPQLTHRSSITLPPISSLLPGASAPVPASKSSAQKLPSRNQATSGQPSVKGWSPATLSPKNTGAPVVLPRTRAVYRPIEAPVHPLVPDQHVALEYNVRRYTRADSSGRPSSSSQAQSSCCNIAPAAPTSRPTCRGKAPAEQPMPQPHPQTQLHRRYPLQGLQLDKTYPEWSIHGWHEDAQRLLQPPRTLTPPSVYAKSRSISRGAYSSGSEFDKPARPPPGWGDNVHGTSQAYAPPFLQANTLYPPPLRPINSEAKPRQRSYRFITHDTEPSTEQKNHAVTRALGTEEECNGPQTKAKESSSLGNKCSIGSAPSSPPSCHPIKGIIPSASPTPVINNHPLTRSTPSTWSITSHLNITTYRSNSHQSSQSPITPKAAFENELDSTSNSSSSSSAPSEYEDDGFELSDMSDRGHEPGRALVHGGMGSRENIGEDEKGENLSAKLRLQIPPFYSTPSGSPLKSVSSENVTPSSSNYTPTSSTKRARILTSTSTCNPMSTSSWDAERENGVLKGCTSGNTVTVESTGRNDGKVRQKEQRRNRERRREQNAVAQKKFRWKKKQMAEKMAADLESANETTLKLQEQLEERDSLVSNLQSELSLYKRKFGECTLI; from the exons ATGGGAAGCGGCAGAAAGAAGCTGCCTGACGACGAGGCGAGACACGAGAGGAAAGGAGTGGGTGGCGGCCCTGGAGAAACTAGGCGGGGATCAGTGATGGGCAGCGGCATGCAGCATCAGGATCACGATCGCGCAtcagagaggaaggaagtgTTCTTATGCAAGCGGGCGTCAATGGGGATGGGGGGCGGTGCTATaagaggagggggaacgTCGCTGTTCGACCGCCGCCCTTCGCTCCTTACTAACACACCCGCCAAGCACGTGATGCTCTCTCAGGCTATTGACCCTCCGGCATCCCCGCTGTCAGCCGCCCCAGGTGCCACGGAGCAGCCCCTCCCGCCGGCAGCCggacggaggaggacgacAGTCAGCCTGCACTCCCTTGCAGACGCAGCGTTGGCAGATGCCTCCCACCGTCCCCAACTCACCCACCGTTCCTCCATCACCCTCCCGCCCATATCTAGCCTGCTGCCTGGCGCATCTGCACCCGTACCAGCTAGTAAGTCCTCGGCACAGAAGCTGCCGTCGAGAAATCAGGCTACATCGGGTCAGCCGTCGGTCAAAGGCTGGTCTCCTGCTACCCTCTCGCCCAAGAATACCGGTGCGCCAGTCGTGCTACCGCGGACTCGTGCAGTGTACCGCCCGATCGAG GCCCCAGTCCACCCCCTGGTCCCCGACCAACACGTGGCTCTTGAGTACAATGTCCGTCGGTATACCCGTGCAGACTCTTCGGGCCggccttcatcctcatcccaGGCCCAATCTTCATGCTGCAACATCGCACCTGCCGCACCCACTTCCAGACCTACTTGTCGAGGAAAAGCGCCCGCTGAACAGCCTATGCCACAGCCACACCCTCAAACCCAACTTCATAGGCGTTACCCACTCCAAGGTCTTCAGCTTGACAAGACGTACCCAGAGTGGTCAATTCATGGATGGCATGAAGATGCGCAGCGTCTcctccaacctcctcgGACGCTGACTCCTCCCAGCGTTTATGCGAAATCGAGATCTATCAGTCGTGGCGCTTACTCGAGCGGATCAGAGTTTGACAAACCAGCTCGCCCTCCACCTGGCTGGGGAGATAATGTGCATGGTACATCCCAGGCGTACGCacctccttttcttcaagcGAATACCCTTTaccctccacctctccgGCCCATCAACTCGGAAGCGAAACCGCGTCAGAGGTCTTACAGGTTCATCACGCACGATACCGAACCGTCCACGGAACAGAAGAATCATGCAGTGACTCGTGCTTTGGGTACCGAGGAAGAGTGCAATGGGCCTCAAACCAAGGCTAAAGAGTCGTCCTCTTTGGGGAACAAGTGTTCTATTGGCTCCGCACCAAGTAGCCCGCCTAGCTGTCATCCGATCAAAGGTATCATACCAAGCGCATCACCCACTCCGGTCATTAACAACCATCCTCTCACGCGTTCAACTCCATCTACCTGGTCTATCACTTCTCATCTCAACATCACCACCTACCGCTCAAACTCCCACCAATCATCTCAAAGCCCCATTACCCCCAAAGCCGCGTTTGAGAACGAGCTCGATAGTACATCCaactcgtcttcttctagTAGTGCGCCGTCTGAATACGAGGATGATGGCTTTGAGTTGTCAGACATGAGCGATCGTGGGCATGAGCCTGGCCGTGCACTTGTTCATGGTGGCATGGGCAGCAGGGAAAATataggtgaagatgaaaagggGGAAAACCTCTCTGCCAAGCTTCGTCTCCAAATCCCACCTTTTTATTCCACACCTAGCGGCTCACCACTCAAATCTGTCAGTTCCGAGAACGTTACCCCGTCGTCTTCAAACTATACGCCTACCAGCAGCACAAAACGCGCCCGAATTTTGACCTCGACGTCAACTTGCAACCCAATGTCGACATCGTCTTGGGATgcagagagagaaaatggAGTGCTCAAGGGCTGTACCAGCGGCAATACGGTTACGGTTGAGAGTACGGGTAGGAATGATGGGAAAGTGAGGCAAAAGGAGCAAAGAAGGAAtagggagagaaggagagagcAGAATGCGGTTGCGCAGAAAAAGTTtaggtggaagaagaagcagatggCGGAGAAA ATGGCAGCTGACCTTGAGTCTGCGAACGAGACGACATTGAAACTACAAGAACAACTTGAAGAGCGAGACAGCCTTGTTTCAAATCTCCAAAGCGAGTTGTCGTTGTACAAGCGCAAGTTTGGCGAGTGTACTTTGATCTAg
- a CDS encoding cyclophilin, putative: protein MNKTTDQAASSNLNKKSSVYVSGFAPEVDEEQLLQAFVTFGDIIEIKIPHEPHDPKKHRGYAFITFSSAADAQEAIDNYDLNQLPGYQGSGKFLKCSLAQPSKYVDESGRNDRAIWETEEWKAEHAGERPEEATE from the exons ATGAACAAGACCACTGATCAAGCAGCGTCCTCAAATCTCAACAAGAAGTCCTCAGTTTACGTCTCAGGCTTTGCCCCAGAGGTCGACGAAGAACAACTCTTACAAGCCTTTGTTACTTTTGGAGATATCATCGAGATTAAGATTCCTCATGAGCCTCATGACC CTAAAAAACACCGCGGCTACGCGTTCATAACGTTCTCCTCCGCTGCCGATGCTCAAGAAGCCATTGACAATTATGATCTCAATCAATTACCGGGGTATCAAGGAAGCGGTAAATTCTTGAAATGCAGCCTGGCTCAACCTAGCAAGTATGTGGATGAGAGTGGAAGGAATGATCGAGCAA TTTGGGAGACAGAGGAATGGAAAGCGGAACATGCTGGAGAACGGCCAGAGGAAGCTACCGAATAA
- a CDS encoding expressed protein, with protein sequence MSSSIITKPKPHRRSSAMSSISIEQPPLLGLPHEILEQIFLALSLPGRSKLARTCSALRDIYAASAQLQYLAILETSAYLDYPRVLKAVEPVEEEPLSAMSSPPSSPEAALTTVPIAFRSPHTGNLRSTIPSVSLAPWPKQPPEVSPFDHVGSLAAKNRRLRDREERWETMEFKEKRTFKVQGQEGVYELQEGIFLLCNDTSTDDEERRPDTIRLIPLPSADDPDLEDPPISVKGHKLPMSIADLTMDPSQDLIVVSEYNPAPSDPSRPLPTHRYHLLTMSSFTPHPLASLPTLDFPPVTQTLPRTRQLLQVMGDTLAVLVAKYIPVWILDALNIDPEVLGHRTQEEEIVVWNWKSGRVLSRLPFTEKQWFSSFAMLSPTTFMVTSTMSSIPSGGPAFPWKRDEHRPTIQIYSILSDPKRSVIPVQPLQSEIMDDTTPRPVCVAVLEMPTLQEDVRVTEFDVRPDPAYPPRSGQTKDDEVEYTLLKHKPFTQDPLKGILVFDYRLQERIPMNPNTRDVVRNWPFEVFVRRETLVKLGQEGEKRLGQAWESGSVLKMGVRDVQQTFTWDEWGEKEARMVDRIMTIRSWVCSCSGYRYISILSEDKSPFAEYDLDEPPEDDQPTLDGHYPYRPEKSHILLYDFNPYTISKELSRQEPYPESDDVDPPRRRTVCGETFVPPFTEGKGWKSRVVTSPTILSKKSIFEEDVRSELPYREVWREYGGWANGIMIDDQRIIVVNTNARRNGDWSSISQEMTVLCM encoded by the exons ATGTCTAGTAGCATTATTACCAAACCCAAGCCCCACAGGAGGAGTTCTGCCATGTCTTCTATCTCAATAGAACAGCCTCCCCTCCTTGGCTTGCCGCACGAAATCCTCGAGCAGATATTCCTTGCCCTATCTTTACCTGGACGGTCTAAATTGGCCAGG ACATGTTCCGCTCTCAGAGATATCTATGCCGCTTCAGCCCAGCTTCAATATCTGGCTATACTTGAAACCTCTGCGTATCTGGACTACCCTCGCGTTCTCAAAGCCGTCGAGCCGGTAGAAGAGGAACCATTGTCTGCCATGTCATCTCCGCCTTCCTCGCCCGAGGCTGCCCTCACAACCGTCCCTATTGCCTTCCGTTCGCCACACACTGGTAATCTTCGTTCTACCATTCCGTCCGTCTCACTTGCCCCTTGGCCGAAGCAACCTCCGGAGGTTTCTCCTTTTGACCATGTTGGCAGTTTGGCTGCAAAGAACAGGAGACTAAGGGACCGTGAAGAAAGATGGGAGACAATGGAATTCAAAGAGAAGCGAACCTTTAAAGTTCAAGGCCAGGAGGGAGTGTACGAGCTGCAAGAAGGCATTTTCTTGCTATGCAATGATACCTCTAcggacgacgaagaaagaagg CCAGACACGATCAGGCTCATTCCTTTGCCGTCTGCTGATGATCCGGATCTGGAAGACCCTCCAATCTCTGTCAAAGGGCATAAACTTCCTATGTCTATAGCAGACTTGACTATGGATCCTAGCCAAGACCTTATTGTAGTAAGCGAGTATAA TCCTGCTCCCTCTGACCCTTCCCGACCTCTCCCAACTCATCGATACCACCTTCTTACCATGTCTTCCTTCACTCCACATCCCCTCGCTTCATTGCCAACGCTTGATTTCCCGCCCGTTACTCAAACTCTTCCGCGTACACGGCAGCTTCTCCAAGTTATGGGCGATACTCTGGCGGTATTGGTTGCCAAATACATTCCAGTCTGGATTCTGGATGCTTTGAACATTGATCCTGAAGTGCTTGGCCATAGGACccaggaagaagaaatcgTTGTTTGGAATTGGAAGTCTGGACGTGTGCTCTCA CGTCTCCCGTTCACCGAAAAGCAATGGTTTTCATCATTTGCCATGTTGTCGCCCACGACCTTCATGGTAACCAGCACAATGTCTAGCATCCCATCAGGTGGTCCCGCATTCCCTTGGAAACGAGACGAACATCGGCCAACCATACAAATAtattccatcctttccgaCCCTAAACGATCTGTGATTCCCGTCCAACCGCTTCAGAGCGAGATCATGGATGACACCACACCTCGTCCGGTATGCGTCGCAGTTCTGGAAATGCCAACCCTACAGGAAGATGTTAGGGTGACAGAGTTTGACGTTCGACCTGATCCTGCTTATCCTCCGCGTTCTGGACAGAcaaaggatgatgaagtgGAATACACGCTTCTCAAGCACAAACCGTTTACTCAAGACCCTTTAAAAGGTATTCTTGTCTTTGATTATCGTCTTCAAGAGCGTATTCCTATGAACCCCAACACCCGGGATGTTGTGCGCAACTGGCCTTTTGAAGTCTTTGTCCGTAGAGAGACGTTGGTGAAGCTGGGTcaagaaggtgaaaagAGATTAGGACAGGCATGGGAATCGGGCAGTGTCCTCAAAATGGGTGTGAGGGATGTTCAGCAGACCTTTACATGGGATGAGTGGGGTGAAAAGGAGGCTAGGATGGTGGACAGAATAATGACTATCCGTAGCTGG GTTTGCTCATGCTCGGGCTACCGATACATCTCCATTTTGTCGGAAGATAAGTCACCATTTGCAGAATACGATCTCGATGAACCACCAGAAGACGACCAGCCGACCCTCGATGGGCATTACCCATACCGGCCCGAAAAATCTCACATCCTTCTATACGACTTCAACCCATACACTATATCCAAAGAACTTTCTCGTCAAGAACCTTACCCTGAATCGGATGATGTTGATCCTCCTCGTAGACGGACTGTCTGTGGTGAGACATTTGTCCCTCCCTTCactgaaggaaaagggtggAAGTCTCGAGTCGTCACTAGCCCTACTATTTTGTCAAAGAAATCTATttttgaggaggatgtgcGGAGCGAATTACCTTACCGTGAAGTGTGGAGAGAATATGGAGGATGGGCAAATGGTATAATGATTGATGATCAGAGAATCATCGTGGTGAAC ACGAATGCGAGGAGGAATGGCGATTGGTCCTCCATCTCACAGGAGATGACTGTCCTTTGCATGTAG
- a CDS encoding serine/threonine-protein kinase, putative, whose translation MLSSFKQILRHGKHAQQASPSPQPDTKNGRSKTTQAQQPLPPAAVQQQPQQPSQPQQQQQHRRKDEYSAKLTTSTTGQNKIPAASPNYREEAEKIVADERAQSEKMPVYAGLEEFTLIEKMGDGAFSNVYKAIDRRSGQKVAVKVVRKYELNQSQHGNKHLNANFKKRGPRVTERANILKEVQIMRGIDHPSIVKLLKFFESDEHYFLVLELMEGGELFHQIVKLTYFSEALSRHVILQVAEGIRYLHEERGVVHRDIKPENLLFERIPIIPSRNPVHRPYDEEKEDEGEFQPGIGGGEIGRVKIADFGLSKIVWDEQTMTPCGTVGYTAPEIVKDERYSKSVDMWALGCVLYTLLCGFPPFYDESINVLTEKVARGYYTFLSPWWDDISHSAKDLISHLLCVDPAQRYTIDEFLAHPWIRDAAPPPPPPTSRAVPSESPMYSPLLASIRAGNREARSPGVGALKEAFDVTYAVHRMEEEGARRRAYNGPGGAGQRGFLQGLNEEAEEEDEQAQVEEARRKHGEAVARQIQEHRGRAAANAAAGIKEPPVANYVGRGGANRREAEAVIYDGRAGQRDRGKGGKSAGGFDLDLNNATLLGRRGKKVAPSPLAQQVQAGQ comes from the exons ATGCTATCAAGTTTCAAAC AGATCCTTCGTCACGGGAAGCACGCTCAACAGGCGTCTCCGAGCCCCCAGCCTGATACGAAGAACGGCCGATCAAAGACCACTCAAGCTCAGCAGCCGCTGCCTCCTGCTGCTGTTCAACAACAACCGCAGCAGCCGTCTCAGCcgcagcaacaacaacaacatcgCCGCAAGGACGAATACAGCGCAAAGCTCACAACGAGCACTA CTGGACAAAACAAAATACCCGCCGCTTCACCTAACTacagagaagaagccgaaAAAATCGTTGCCGATGAGAGGGCACAAAGCGAAAAGATGCCAGTATATGCT GGACTCGAAGAGTTCACGTTGATAGAAAAAATGGGCGACGGTGCCTTTTCTAATGTATACAAAGCTATTGATCGCAGGAGCGGTCAGAAGGTGGCCGTGAAGGTTGTCCGCAAATATGAACTCAATCAGTCACAG CACGGTAACAAGCATCTGAACGCCAACTTCAAGAAGAGGGGACCAAGGGTCACAGAG CGTGCCAATATTCTCAAGGAAGTCCAGATCATGCGCGGCATCGACCATCCTAGTATCGTCAAGCTTTTGAAATTCTTCGAAAGCGACGAACATTACTTCTTGGTCCTCGAAC TGATGGAGGGTGGTGAATTATTCCATCAAATCGTCAAGCTCACTTACTTTTCGGAGGCACTTTCTCGTCACGTTATCCTGCAAGTCGCTGAAGGCATTCGATACCTGCACGAGGAGCGAGGTGTTGTCCACCG TGATATCAAGCCCGAAAATCTCTTGTTCGAACGCATCCCAATTATTCCCTCTCGTAATCCCGTACATCGGCCGtatgacgaggagaaggaagatgaaggagaattCCAGCCTGGAATTGGGGGTGGTGAGATTGGTAGGGTGAAAATTGCCGACTTCGGACTGTCAAAGATTGTATGGGATGAGCAGACCATGACCCCTTGCGGTACCGTCGGATACACCGCTCCCGAGATCGTCAAAGATGAAAGATATAGTAAGAGTGTCGACATGTGGGCCCTTGGTTGCGTCTTATACACTCTTCTGTGTGGTTTCCCTC CCTTCTACGACGAAAGCATCAACGTTCTTACAGAAAAGGTGGCCCGAGGTTACTATACCTTCTTAAGTCCCTGGTGGGACGACATTTCTCATTCCGCCAAAGacctcatctcccatctcctttgCGTTGATCCTGCTCAGCGATATACCATTGATGAGTTCCTTGCCCATCCTTGGATCCGAGATGCTgccccacctcctccccctcccacTTCTCGCGCTGTGCCCAGTGAATCTCCCATGtactctcctctccttgctTCTATCCGCGCTGGTAACCGTGAGGCCCGCTCCCCTGGAGTGGGTGCCCTCAAGGAAGCCTTTGACGTTACTTACGCTGTTCATCgtatggaagaagagggcgcTCGACGACGTGCGTACAATGGTCCCGGCGGTGCTGGTCAGCGTGGATTCTTGCAAGGCCTGAATGAGgaggctgaagaggaagacgagcaGGCGCAGGTTGAGGAAGCTCGTAGGAAGCACGGTGAAGCTGTGGCCCGTCAGATCCAAGAACATCGTGGTCGTGCAGCTGCCAATGCCGCTGCTGGCATCAAAGAGCCACCTGTGGCCAACTACGTCGGTCGCGGAGGCGCCAACAGGAGAGAAGCCGAGGCAGTGATTTACGATGGCCGGGCAGGGCAAAGGGATAGGGGAAAGGGTGGCAAAAGTGCTGGAGGGTTCGACTTGGACCTCAATAACGCAACACTACTTGGCAgacgaggaaagaaagtTGCCCCAAGTCCTCTAGCACAGCAAGTGCAAGCCGGCCAATAA
- a CDS encoding serine/threonine-protein kinase, putative encodes MLSSFKQILRHGKHAQQASPSPQPDTKNGRSKTTQAQQPLPPAAVQQQPQQPSQPQQQQQHRRKDEYSAKLTTSTTGQNKIPAASPNYREEAEKIVADERAQSEKMPVYAGLEEFTLIEKMGDGAFSNVYKAIDRRSGQKVAVKVVRKYELNQSQRANILKEVQIMRGIDHPSIVKLLKFFESDEHYFLVLELMEGGELFHQIVKLTYFSEALSRHVILQVAEGIRYLHEERGVVHRDIKPENLLFERIPIIPSRNPVHRPYDEEKEDEGEFQPGIGGGEIGRVKIADFGLSKIVWDEQTMTPCGTVGYTAPEIVKDERYSKSVDMWALGCVLYTLLCGFPPFYDESINVLTEKVARGYYTFLSPWWDDISHSAKDLISHLLCVDPAQRYTIDEFLAHPWIRDAAPPPPPPTSRAVPSESPMYSPLLASIRAGNREARSPGVGALKEAFDVTYAVHRMEEEGARRRAYNGPGGAGQRGFLQGLNEEAEEEDEQAQVEEARRKHGEAVARQIQEHRGRAAANAAAGIKEPPVANYVGRGGANRREAEAVIYDGRAGQRDRGKGGKSAGGFDLDLNNATLLGRRGKKVAPSPLAQQVQAGQ; translated from the exons ATGCTATCAAGTTTCAAAC AGATCCTTCGTCACGGGAAGCACGCTCAACAGGCGTCTCCGAGCCCCCAGCCTGATACGAAGAACGGCCGATCAAAGACCACTCAAGCTCAGCAGCCGCTGCCTCCTGCTGCTGTTCAACAACAACCGCAGCAGCCGTCTCAGCcgcagcaacaacaacaacatcgCCGCAAGGACGAATACAGCGCAAAGCTCACAACGAGCACTA CTGGACAAAACAAAATACCCGCCGCTTCACCTAACTacagagaagaagccgaaAAAATCGTTGCCGATGAGAGGGCACAAAGCGAAAAGATGCCAGTATATGCT GGACTCGAAGAGTTCACGTTGATAGAAAAAATGGGCGACGGTGCCTTTTCTAATGTATACAAAGCTATTGATCGCAGGAGCGGTCAGAAGGTGGCCGTGAAGGTTGTCCGCAAATATGAACTCAATCAGTCACAG CGTGCCAATATTCTCAAGGAAGTCCAGATCATGCGCGGCATCGACCATCCTAGTATCGTCAAGCTTTTGAAATTCTTCGAAAGCGACGAACATTACTTCTTGGTCCTCGAAC TGATGGAGGGTGGTGAATTATTCCATCAAATCGTCAAGCTCACTTACTTTTCGGAGGCACTTTCTCGTCACGTTATCCTGCAAGTCGCTGAAGGCATTCGATACCTGCACGAGGAGCGAGGTGTTGTCCACCG TGATATCAAGCCCGAAAATCTCTTGTTCGAACGCATCCCAATTATTCCCTCTCGTAATCCCGTACATCGGCCGtatgacgaggagaaggaagatgaaggagaattCCAGCCTGGAATTGGGGGTGGTGAGATTGGTAGGGTGAAAATTGCCGACTTCGGACTGTCAAAGATTGTATGGGATGAGCAGACCATGACCCCTTGCGGTACCGTCGGATACACCGCTCCCGAGATCGTCAAAGATGAAAGATATAGTAAGAGTGTCGACATGTGGGCCCTTGGTTGCGTCTTATACACTCTTCTGTGTGGTTTCCCTC CCTTCTACGACGAAAGCATCAACGTTCTTACAGAAAAGGTGGCCCGAGGTTACTATACCTTCTTAAGTCCCTGGTGGGACGACATTTCTCATTCCGCCAAAGacctcatctcccatctcctttgCGTTGATCCTGCTCAGCGATATACCATTGATGAGTTCCTTGCCCATCCTTGGATCCGAGATGCTgccccacctcctccccctcccacTTCTCGCGCTGTGCCCAGTGAATCTCCCATGtactctcctctccttgctTCTATCCGCGCTGGTAACCGTGAGGCCCGCTCCCCTGGAGTGGGTGCCCTCAAGGAAGCCTTTGACGTTACTTACGCTGTTCATCgtatggaagaagagggcgcTCGACGACGTGCGTACAATGGTCCCGGCGGTGCTGGTCAGCGTGGATTCTTGCAAGGCCTGAATGAGgaggctgaagaggaagacgagcaGGCGCAGGTTGAGGAAGCTCGTAGGAAGCACGGTGAAGCTGTGGCCCGTCAGATCCAAGAACATCGTGGTCGTGCAGCTGCCAATGCCGCTGCTGGCATCAAAGAGCCACCTGTGGCCAACTACGTCGGTCGCGGAGGCGCCAACAGGAGAGAAGCCGAGGCAGTGATTTACGATGGCCGGGCAGGGCAAAGGGATAGGGGAAAGGGTGGCAAAAGTGCTGGAGGGTTCGACTTGGACCTCAATAACGCAACACTACTTGGCAgacgaggaaagaaagtTGCCCCAAGTCCTCTAGCACAGCAAGTGCAAGCCGGCCAATAA
- a CDS encoding conserved expressed protein, with protein MTAFNSANWGLASEREYVPMTTRESGRPSSRLKSTAIRLLPTVVILALGILIGSNVPWYLSIYSRRPSGAISLLPRALPPIASSTVTDQLVSLGLPPPEEPIPNVVHYVYGLADDQPDFPYFAYLAMRSALVSLKPDVVYFHCINEPKGYWWERVKNWEGWIDDQGNRRGMMEIKRARDVQWIGTSKRPVVHFAHKADIIRLEVLLQYGGIYLDIDTFVLRSFSSASLLQYDTVLALEAHGLTFLRKPASDDEMRPKGLCNAVIIARRGAEFLKRWLDSYEGFREDKWTEHSVEMPWTLAQMYPTLVTVLSERTFFWPLWTDDHIHAVYATKEYDFEESGQLAYHAWESKAQPYLSALDPSTITQIETSFTRMARRFREPDELRRWLAVGKEDGAGSGTGLVEGDEEANRKRLLQDRTRRGEWGFIKGKGIKVNRESIE; from the exons ATGACCGCTTTTAACTCCGCCAACTGGGGATTGGCTAGTGAGAGAGAATATGTGCCCATGACAACGCGTGAGAGCGGCCGACCTTCT TCACGGTTAAAATCCACCGCGATACGACTACTGCCTACAGTTGTGATTCTAGCCCTTGGTATACTAATAGGATCCAACGTCCCATGGTATCTTTCAATATATTCGCGACGACCATCAGGCGCCATATCACTACTGCCAAGAGCTCTGCCGCCCATCGCATCATCAACTGTCACCGACCAGCTTGTCTCACTAGGTCTTCCTCCCCCGGAAGAACCAATACCGAATGTGGTACATTATGTATATGGCCTTGCCGATGACCAGCCGGACTTTCCGTATTTTGCGTATCTGGCAATGAGAAGTGCGTTGGTCAGTCTCAAGCCGGATGTGGTGTATTTTCACTGTATCAACGAGCCCAAGGGCTACTGGTGGGAGAGGGTCAAGAACTGGGAGGGATGGATAGACGATCAGGGGAATAGGAGAGGTATGATGGAAATTAAGAGGGCAAGGGATGTGCAGTGGATAGGAACTAGCAAGAGACCTGTCGTCCAT TTTGCCCACAAAGCCGATATAATCAGGCTAGAGGT ACTCTTACAGTATGGTGGTATATATCTCGATATCGATACGTTTGTCCTtcgctccttctcctcggcctctctccttcagtACGACACTGTTCTAGCGCTGGAGGCCCATGGTCTTACTTTTCTTCGCAAACCCGCATCAGACGATGAAATGCGTCCCAAAGGACTTTGCAATGCCGTCATAATAGCACGGAGGGGGGCAGAGTTTTTGAAGCGGTGGCTAGACAGCTACGAAGGTTTCAGAGAGGACAAATGGACAGAGCACTCAGTG GAGATGCCATGGACATTAGCTCAGATGTACCCGACGTTGGTAACTGTCTTGTCAGAGAGGACGTTCTTTTGGCCTCTTTGGACAGATGATCATATCCATGCAGTATATGCGACAAAGGAGTatgactttgaagaatCTGGTCAGCTCGC ATACCATGCATGGGAATCCAAAGCTCAACCCTACCTCTCCGCCCTTGATccttccaccatcacccAAATCGAGACTTCTTTCACTCGCATGGCGCGCCGTTTCCGTGAACCCGACGAATTGAGACGGTGGCTCGCGGTTGGTAAAGAGGATGGTGCTGGAAGTGGAACGGGACTAGTtgaaggtgatgaggaagcgaACAGGAAGAGATTGCTGCAGGACAGAACACGTCGGGGGGAATGGGGATTCATTAAAGGGAAGGGCATCAAGGTGAATAGAGAGAGTATCGAATGA